Proteins found in one Massilia sp. H6 genomic segment:
- a CDS encoding DEAD/DEAH box helicase, which yields MPIPFFSDSDVYANIDGPTCARGLDYFRQGKVHACSFTQEEIEGVVGGSWRQAYEQIIYISQDGGIVIDGSCTCPMEYNCKHVAAVLFAYLERQPVQAHGAAPLPYASSVWLDRLAQVVKPVAPHGAAQRQGADLVFVLVPGKQQDRLELLVCRSRPRPGGGYASASAVKYGYELATSASGGQPHESALIRSFLALRPDNDTFGTVAYPREALGAQLLMQLLDRGILLQADSRKDLKGKMQLLARGPRRRAELAWRDDHGILRLLWQADGQAIETILPTDPPMYLHAGQMGELDLPAGLATVPVAALLEAVRQAPVVADGQAAGLAARMQSLQLDRLFPLPPVPETAVRSDILPTPYLLLGSMEHRQDGATDPGGRDYAVLAFDYDGKRVPDDANQVLLRITANGSEQIVRDQPAEARARAILDGYGFQRSSAPELSRVHGARALASTHAWIEFARAGLPALRAQGWLVELTPTFGFDLREIDDWYANVDQGSAGQAWFELELGIVVEGERVPLLPILLQLIRRAPQEFDAQALAAHADTDLLMASLPGGGRVGLPWSRVRPILTTLGELYFLERVGKAMRLPKLDAARLAALEAGAQLRWMGGEQLRALGQRLAGFGGVRPVAPPGGLQATLRPYQQDGLAWMQFLREYDLAGILADDMGLGKTIQTLSHILLEKEAGRLDRPALVVAPTSLMANWQSEAARFAPALRVLLLHGADRATRFGAMANHDLVLTTYALLPRDEEDLLRQEFHLLILDESQYIKNHRSKAAETASLLRARHRLCLTGTPLQNHLGELWSQFHFLLPGLLGDEKQFNNDFRKPVERDGDSQRNDFLTRRLKPFLLRRTKDHVAKELPPKTEMLREVTLAGAQRDLYETVRLAMDKKVREAIARKGVARSQIIILEALLKLRQVCCDPRLVSVPGGRKSKAPSAKLAELTSMLDELLDEGRKILVFSQFTSMLSLIEDELRARSIAYALLTGDTKDRSAPVEAFQSGAVAVFLISLKAGGVGLNLTAADTVIHYDPWWNPAVESQATDRAWRIGQDKPVFVYKLIAKATLEEKIQEMQHKKAALADAVLSGGAAQALQITQDDLQAIFAPPGPTGALSA from the coding sequence ATGCCCATTCCCTTTTTCAGCGACAGCGATGTGTACGCCAACATCGACGGCCCGACCTGCGCGCGCGGCCTTGACTATTTTCGACAGGGAAAGGTGCATGCCTGCAGCTTCACGCAAGAAGAAATCGAGGGAGTGGTCGGCGGTAGCTGGCGCCAGGCCTACGAGCAAATTATTTACATCAGCCAGGATGGCGGCATTGTCATCGACGGCAGTTGCACTTGTCCGATGGAGTACAACTGCAAGCATGTGGCGGCCGTGCTGTTCGCCTACCTGGAACGCCAGCCGGTGCAAGCCCATGGCGCTGCCCCCTTGCCGTATGCCAGTTCGGTATGGCTCGATCGCCTGGCGCAGGTCGTCAAGCCTGTAGCGCCCCATGGCGCGGCGCAGCGGCAGGGCGCGGACCTGGTATTCGTGCTTGTCCCCGGCAAGCAGCAAGACCGCCTCGAACTGCTGGTGTGCCGCTCACGTCCGCGTCCCGGCGGCGGCTATGCCAGTGCCAGCGCGGTCAAGTATGGCTATGAGTTGGCTACCTCGGCGTCTGGCGGGCAGCCCCATGAAAGCGCCCTGATTCGCAGCTTTCTTGCCTTGCGCCCCGATAACGACACCTTTGGCACGGTGGCATACCCACGCGAAGCGCTGGGAGCACAACTGCTGATGCAATTGCTCGATCGCGGCATCTTGCTGCAGGCCGACTCGCGCAAGGACCTCAAGGGCAAGATGCAGCTGCTGGCGCGCGGGCCGCGCCGCCGTGCCGAACTGGCCTGGCGCGACGATCACGGCATCTTGCGGCTGCTGTGGCAAGCCGATGGCCAGGCTATCGAAACGATCTTGCCCACCGATCCGCCAATGTATCTGCATGCGGGGCAGATGGGCGAACTTGACTTGCCGGCAGGGCTCGCCACGGTGCCTGTGGCAGCCTTGCTCGAGGCGGTGAGACAAGCCCCCGTGGTCGCGGATGGGCAAGCTGCCGGCCTGGCCGCCAGAATGCAGTCCTTGCAGCTCGATCGATTGTTTCCATTGCCGCCTGTTCCGGAAACAGCCGTGCGCAGCGATATCCTGCCCACGCCTTATCTATTGCTTGGCAGCATGGAGCATCGTCAGGACGGCGCCACCGATCCCGGCGGCCGCGATTACGCCGTGCTGGCCTTCGACTACGACGGCAAGCGCGTGCCCGACGACGCGAACCAGGTGCTGCTACGCATAACGGCCAATGGCAGCGAGCAGATCGTGCGCGACCAGCCTGCCGAAGCGCGCGCACGGGCTATCCTCGACGGCTATGGCTTCCAGCGCAGCAGCGCGCCTGAATTGAGTCGCGTCCATGGGGCGCGCGCCCTGGCCAGCACGCACGCCTGGATCGAGTTCGCGCGCGCAGGCTTGCCAGCGCTGCGCGCGCAAGGCTGGCTGGTGGAACTGACGCCCACATTCGGTTTCGACCTGCGCGAGATCGACGACTGGTATGCCAACGTCGATCAGGGCAGCGCCGGACAGGCCTGGTTCGAACTGGAACTGGGGATCGTGGTCGAAGGCGAGCGCGTGCCCTTGCTACCGATCCTGCTGCAACTGATCCGCAGAGCGCCCCAGGAATTCGACGCACAGGCGCTGGCCGCCCATGCCGATACCGACCTCTTGATGGCAAGCCTGCCCGGTGGCGGGCGCGTGGGCCTGCCCTGGAGCCGCGTCCGGCCCATCCTGACTACCCTGGGCGAGCTGTATTTTTTGGAGCGCGTCGGCAAGGCCATGCGCCTGCCCAAGCTCGACGCGGCGCGGCTGGCAGCCCTCGAGGCCGGCGCCCAGTTGCGCTGGATGGGGGGCGAGCAGCTGCGCGCCCTTGGCCAGCGCCTGGCCGGATTTGGCGGGGTGCGCCCGGTTGCGCCGCCTGGCGGCCTGCAAGCGACGCTACGGCCCTACCAACAGGACGGTCTGGCGTGGATGCAATTTCTCCGTGAATACGACCTGGCAGGCATCCTGGCTGACGACATGGGCTTGGGCAAGACCATCCAGACCCTGTCGCATATCCTGCTCGAAAAGGAAGCAGGTCGCCTCGACCGGCCAGCGCTGGTGGTGGCGCCCACTAGCCTGATGGCCAATTGGCAGAGCGAGGCGGCGCGCTTCGCGCCGGCGCTGCGCGTGCTGTTGTTGCATGGGGCCGATCGCGCTACCCGCTTTGGCGCGATGGCGAACCACGACCTGGTGCTGACCACTTACGCGCTGCTGCCGCGCGACGAAGAAGATCTATTGCGGCAGGAATTCCATTTGCTGATACTCGACGAGTCGCAGTACATCAAGAATCACCGCTCGAAGGCGGCCGAAACCGCCTCTTTGCTGCGCGCGCGCCATCGTTTGTGCCTGACGGGTACGCCGCTGCAAAACCACTTGGGCGAACTCTGGTCGCAGTTTCATTTCCTGCTGCCCGGCCTGCTGGGAGACGAGAAGCAGTTCAACAACGATTTTCGCAAGCCCGTCGAGCGCGACGGCGACAGCCAGCGCAACGATTTCCTGACGCGGCGCCTGAAACCATTCTTGTTAAGACGGACCAAGGACCATGTCGCCAAAGAGCTGCCGCCCAAGACGGAAATGCTCAGGGAGGTTACCCTGGCCGGCGCCCAGCGCGACCTGTACGAAACGGTGCGCCTGGCGATGGACAAGAAGGTGCGCGAGGCGATCGCGCGCAAGGGCGTGGCGCGTAGCCAGATCATCATCCTCGAGGCCTTGCTCAAGCTGCGCCAGGTGTGCTGCGATCCGCGGCTGGTCAGCGTGCCTGGTGGACGCAAGAGCAAGGCGCCGTCGGCCAAGCTCGCTGAGCTGACCAGCATGCTCGACGAGTTACTCGACGAAGGGCGCAAGATACTCGTGTTCTCGCAATTTACCAGCATGCTGTCGCTGATCGAGGACGAACTGCGTGCACGCTCGATTGCCTATGCCTTGCTCACCGGCGACACCAAGGATCGTAGCGCCCCGGTGGAGGCCTTCCAGAGCGGCGCAGTAGCAGTTTTCCTGATCAGCCTGAAAGCCGGGGGAGTAGGCCTGAACCTGACGGCGGCCGACACGGTCATCCACTATGATCCATGGTGGAACCCGGCCGTGGAGAGCCAGGCAACCGATCGCGCCTGGCGCATCGGCCAGGACAAGCCGGTCTTCGTCTACAAGCTCATCGCCAAGGCAACGCTGGAAGAAAAAATCCAGGAAATGCAGCACAAGAAGGCCGCGCTGGCCGATGCCGTACTCAGCGGCGGCGCGGCCCAGGCCCTGCAGATTACCCAGGATGACCTGCAAGCCATCTTTGCACCGCCTGGCCCCACCGGGGCCTTGAGCGCATGA
- a CDS encoding DUF2256 domain-containing protein, with protein sequence MKMRKKSELPSKICAHCSLAFTWRKKWERDWDQVKYCSERCRRAVKPAVAQCGKNQD encoded by the coding sequence ATGAAGATGCGCAAAAAATCCGAGCTGCCATCCAAGATCTGTGCGCATTGCTCGCTTGCGTTCACCTGGCGCAAGAAATGGGAACGCGACTGGGACCAGGTGAAATACTGCTCGGAACGCTGCCGCCGCGCCGTCAAGCCAGCAGTGGCGCAATGCGGCAAGAACCAGGATTGA
- a CDS encoding MerR family transcriptional regulator — MNEQREATHQGQGQRQVTYRSGVAARLAGLPVETLRVWERRYALSDTQRSPHGQRLYTAEQVRRLSLLKQLVDLGHPIGVLADLPVERIEEMIAPDLARAADASGPMRVLVVGDGLARRIAASGRDGRALQVQRHCARLDGVAAFADGQALDVLLIEASELNDDLLPQIAAARAIARATAVVVLYRFCGSATIRALREQGCLVARVPAEVGELVLLCRSALAGQGLPAPEPSGEQIAPRRFDDEMLATITAAGNRMSCECPRHLSDILMMVGSFERYSAQCASRNQEDARLHHELGVAAARARMVLENAMERLVLAEGLPLPNKAA, encoded by the coding sequence ATGAACGAACAGCGGGAAGCGACACACCAGGGCCAGGGCCAGCGTCAGGTGACCTATCGTAGTGGCGTGGCGGCGCGGCTGGCCGGCCTGCCAGTAGAAACGCTACGGGTATGGGAGCGGCGCTATGCGCTGTCGGACACCCAGCGCTCGCCGCATGGGCAGCGCCTGTATACCGCCGAGCAGGTCCGGCGCCTGAGCCTGCTAAAGCAGCTGGTCGACCTGGGGCATCCGATCGGCGTCCTGGCCGACCTGCCGGTTGAACGGATCGAAGAAATGATAGCGCCCGACCTTGCGCGCGCGGCCGACGCGAGCGGACCGATGCGCGTTCTGGTGGTCGGCGACGGCCTGGCGCGGCGCATTGCGGCGAGCGGGCGCGATGGCCGGGCATTGCAGGTGCAGCGCCATTGCGCGCGTCTCGATGGCGTCGCGGCGTTCGCTGACGGCCAGGCGCTGGATGTGCTGCTGATCGAAGCTTCTGAGCTCAACGACGATTTGCTGCCCCAGATCGCGGCTGCGCGCGCCATCGCGCGCGCCACCGCAGTGGTGGTGCTGTACCGGTTCTGCGGCAGTGCGACCATCCGCGCGCTGCGCGAGCAGGGTTGCCTGGTGGCGCGCGTGCCCGCCGAAGTCGGCGAACTGGTGCTGCTGTGCCGGTCCGCGCTGGCCGGTCAAGGGCTGCCGGCCCCCGAGCCGTCCGGCGAACAGATCGCGCCGCGCCGCTTCGACGACGAGATGCTGGCCACCATCACCGCCGCCGGCAACCGCATGTCCTGCGAATGTCCGCGCCACCTGTCGGATATCCTGATGATGGTTGGCAGCTTCGAGCGTTACAGTGCCCAGTGCGCATCGCGCAACCAGGAAGACGCACGCCTGCACCACGAGCTCGGCGTGGCCGCGGCACGGGCGCGCATGGTGCTCGAAAACGCAATGGAGCGGCTGGTGCTGGCCGAAGGTTTGCCACTGCCGAACAAGGCCGCCTAG
- a CDS encoding toxic anion resistance protein has protein sequence MKPLFSSDEEANAAPVAPLAPAPLLTPSLNASSSHAGAPDLLPASLSAASAAPQVRVDISGIDDKAIEALGGNTGAGVAKVSAKLLGTVRASDADVFGTQLNELIVTSRGLDPAKLRSGGLLSRVTNMFGSVKEKMLSQYQVVESRMDTLVAEMTRHANVHRGRIQDFDEMFKGLEMYYQGLDADVKKGEAWAEQLRQAVAQQAAPANAFEAQQATELKRRLERLEKRIDDLRRAMLMATQMVPQIRLSQDNARALTDTFTDIVNVSIPAWRNVFSLYLLQLEAKQSAAIANAAYDATDAAFRAQADMLLENTETVARAKQRSLVSLETAQHVQTQLMTAFDKLEQISQEGQQRRRDELPKLQQLERELIARFSPSGA, from the coding sequence ATGAAACCGCTGTTCTCCTCCGACGAAGAAGCGAATGCAGCACCCGTGGCGCCGTTGGCGCCTGCGCCCTTGCTGACTCCCTCGCTCAATGCGTCGTCAAGCCACGCCGGCGCGCCAGACCTGCTGCCGGCATCGCTTTCCGCAGCAAGCGCGGCGCCGCAGGTGCGTGTCGATATCTCGGGTATCGACGACAAGGCCATCGAGGCCCTGGGCGGCAATACCGGCGCGGGGGTCGCCAAGGTATCGGCCAAGCTGCTCGGCACGGTGCGGGCATCGGATGCCGACGTATTCGGCACGCAGTTGAACGAACTGATCGTTACCTCCAGGGGCCTGGACCCGGCCAAGCTGCGCTCGGGCGGGCTGCTCTCGCGCGTGACAAACATGTTCGGCTCGGTAAAAGAAAAGATGCTGTCGCAGTACCAGGTGGTCGAATCGCGCATGGATACCCTGGTCGCGGAAATGACGCGCCATGCCAATGTGCACCGGGGACGCATCCAGGATTTCGACGAGATGTTCAAGGGACTCGAAATGTATTACCAGGGCCTGGACGCCGACGTAAAGAAGGGTGAAGCCTGGGCCGAGCAACTTCGGCAGGCGGTGGCGCAGCAAGCCGCGCCGGCCAACGCCTTCGAGGCGCAGCAGGCGACCGAACTCAAGCGCCGTCTGGAGCGCCTCGAAAAGCGCATCGACGACCTGCGCCGCGCCATGCTGATGGCCACGCAAATGGTGCCGCAAATCCGCCTGTCGCAAGACAATGCCCGGGCGCTGACCGACACCTTCACCGACATCGTCAATGTCTCGATTCCGGCCTGGCGCAACGTGTTTTCGCTCTACCTGCTGCAACTCGAGGCCAAGCAGAGCGCGGCGATCGCCAACGCCGCCTACGACGCCACCGACGCGGCATTCCGGGCCCAGGCCGACATGTTGCTGGAAAATACCGAGACCGTGGCCCGCGCCAAGCAGCGTTCGCTGGTCAGCCTCGAAACCGCCCAGCACGTGCAGACGCAGCTGATGACCGCTTTCGACAAGCTCGAGCAAATCTCGCAAGAAGGCCAGCAACGCCGCAGGGACGAGCTGCCGAAACTGCAGCAACTCGAACGCGAACTGATTGCGCGCTTCTCCCCATCGGGGGCTTGA
- a CDS encoding TerD family protein: MATTLETGHRINLEKTVPGLKRVRIGLGWKVNAAEGHAFDLDSSVFLCKKDASDHPVMLSNAHFVYYNHTTSPDGAVVHSGDNRTGDKDGDDEVITVDLGKVEAAVVEMPIVVTIHEAEMRKQTFGRVTDAYVKVYNDDTGEVIAEYDLDEDYSDKTALQFGSLYRKDGEWRFQAVGAGFKLNLATFIRKLGGTV, encoded by the coding sequence ATGGCGACGACGCTCGAAACTGGCCACCGCATCAATCTCGAAAAAACCGTTCCGGGCTTGAAACGTGTTCGGATCGGCCTCGGATGGAAGGTCAACGCGGCCGAAGGCCATGCCTTCGACCTCGATTCGTCGGTATTCCTGTGCAAGAAAGATGCGAGCGACCATCCGGTCATGCTCAGTAACGCCCACTTTGTCTATTACAACCACACCACCTCGCCGGATGGCGCCGTGGTGCACTCGGGCGACAACCGCACCGGCGACAAGGATGGCGACGACGAAGTCATCACCGTCGACCTGGGCAAGGTCGAGGCAGCGGTGGTGGAAATGCCGATCGTAGTCACCATCCACGAGGCAGAGATGCGCAAGCAGACCTTTGGCCGTGTCACCGATGCCTACGTCAAGGTATACAACGACGACACTGGCGAAGTGATCGCCGAATACGACCTGGACGAAGACTATTCAGACAAGACCGCACTGCAGTTCGGCTCGCTGTACCGCAAGGATGGCGAATGGCGCTTCCAGGCGGTTGGCGCCGGCTTCAAGCTGAACCTGGCGACCTTCATCCGCAAGCTCGGCGGTACCGTCTGA
- a CDS encoding DUF2945 domain-containing protein — translation MSDPFKAGDKVQWQSSQGTVHGTIKKKLTSPTDIKGHHVAASPEHPEYLVVSDKTGAEAAHKADALKKA, via the coding sequence ATGAGCGACCCTTTCAAGGCTGGCGACAAGGTGCAGTGGCAGTCATCTCAAGGCACCGTGCACGGCACCATCAAGAAAAAGCTGACCTCGCCCACCGACATCAAGGGGCACCATGTGGCGGCATCGCCCGAGCACCCGGAATACCTGGTCGTGAGCGACAAGACCGGCGCCGAAGCGGCGCACAAGGCCGATGCGCTCAAGAAGGCTTGA
- a CDS encoding cytochrome c oxidase assembly protein — translation MRFLKPSYWRCCALALLPTRAFAHAGENHDSWWTLDPLIITPMLLFGVLYLGGLFTLRRRKHAGIAMQPLALASAVLGALALFFALIWPLDAFSESSFAVHMAQHMLLIAVAGPLLALARLGIPINAAIAAVSPATAAVLSHPRKWLRLLLLPSVVFVLHGAVIWGWHSPALFELALRIEWIHTLEHLSFLVAGYWYWTVLIRHSENEAYASATLSVLSTLMHTGLLGALFTFASRPIYFTYIETQGSVAMALRDQQLAGLLMWIPMGACYLIGGLAFAAAWLRAAERMEGGRL, via the coding sequence ATGCGCTTCCTGAAGCCTTCTTACTGGCGGTGTTGCGCGCTTGCCCTACTGCCGACCCGGGCCTTCGCCCATGCCGGGGAAAATCACGACAGCTGGTGGACGCTGGACCCGCTAATCATCACGCCGATGCTCCTGTTCGGCGTTCTTTATCTTGGCGGACTGTTCACGCTACGGCGCAGGAAGCACGCAGGCATTGCAATGCAGCCCCTGGCGCTTGCAAGCGCGGTATTGGGAGCACTTGCTCTGTTCTTTGCACTGATCTGGCCGCTGGACGCTTTTTCCGAGTCCAGTTTTGCCGTACACATGGCCCAGCATATGCTGTTGATCGCGGTTGCCGGTCCGCTACTGGCACTGGCAAGGCTTGGCATTCCCATCAATGCCGCCATCGCCGCCGTATCGCCTGCCACGGCGGCGGTACTTTCCCACCCGCGCAAATGGCTGCGCCTGCTGCTGCTGCCTTCCGTTGTGTTCGTTCTGCACGGCGCGGTGATCTGGGGCTGGCATTCGCCGGCGCTGTTCGAACTGGCGCTGCGGATCGAGTGGATACACACGCTGGAACATCTGAGTTTTTTGGTTGCCGGCTACTGGTACTGGACAGTGCTGATCCGCCATAGCGAGAACGAAGCCTATGCATCGGCAACACTGTCGGTGCTGTCCACGCTGATGCATACCGGTCTGCTGGGCGCATTGTTTACCTTCGCATCGCGTCCCATTTATTTCACCTATATCGAGACTCAGGGCAGCGTGGCCATGGCACTGCGAGACCAGCAACTCGCCGGCTTGCTGATGTGGATTCCCATGGGTGCCTGCTACCTGATCGGCGGCCTGGCATTTGCCGCCGCATGGCTGCGTGCTGCAGAACGAATGGAGGGAGGCCGATTGTAA
- a CDS encoding M28 family metallopeptidase, producing MKNLTLVLLGLAGACAHAADTPVFDPQRLARDVKVLSSDAFEGRAPNSAGETRTVDYLVEQFKAAGVQPGGDLVDGKRRWTQDVPLGRFEIKGPVKLTLSDGKGSRQLVQGEDMAVRASMSGAKQVDFKNAPLVFVGYGVTAPERKWDDFKQMDLKGKLAVVLINDPDFESGAGDFGGKAMTFYGRWTYKFEEMARRGALGTIIVHETAPASYGWPTVKNSNTNVMYDIVRQEPGKAHAPMEAWIQRDLAAGMFKAAGLDFEAAKKQAQTRAFQPVELKGVTLSASYAVDVQVIKSQNVVAIREGSKYPKQVVMYSGHWDHLGVGQPDASGDKIYNGAVDNATGIAALLEMARVYASQPAPQRSVVFLAVTAEEKGLLGSEYYAANPLYPLASTVGLINMDALSPRGPARNFTISGSARLDLLDRLVAKAKAANIAYSPDPKPEAGYFFRSDHFPFAKRGVPAISFGSGNDWIDGGIKAGKASEAAYTDKAYHQPADEFDPAWTFTGMARDLGLLYAVGAELANSTAWPNWSRDSEFRAARDKSAAERK from the coding sequence TTGAAAAACCTCACCTTAGTACTGTTGGGTCTTGCGGGCGCTTGCGCCCATGCCGCCGACACCCCGGTGTTCGACCCGCAACGGCTGGCGCGCGATGTCAAGGTCTTGTCCTCGGACGCGTTCGAAGGCCGCGCCCCGAATAGCGCCGGCGAGACCAGGACAGTCGATTACCTGGTCGAACAATTCAAGGCGGCCGGCGTGCAACCCGGCGGCGACCTGGTGGACGGCAAGCGTCGCTGGACCCAGGACGTGCCGCTCGGCCGCTTCGAGATCAAGGGCCCGGTCAAGCTGACCCTGTCCGACGGCAAGGGCAGCCGGCAGCTGGTGCAGGGTGAAGACATGGCGGTGCGCGCATCGATGAGCGGCGCAAAACAGGTCGACTTCAAGAACGCGCCGCTGGTGTTCGTGGGCTATGGCGTCACCGCGCCCGAGCGCAAGTGGGACGACTTCAAGCAGATGGACCTCAAGGGCAAACTGGCCGTGGTCCTGATCAATGATCCCGACTTCGAGTCCGGCGCAGGCGATTTCGGCGGCAAGGCCATGACCTTTTATGGCCGCTGGACCTACAAGTTCGAAGAGATGGCGCGCCGCGGCGCGCTGGGCACGATCATCGTGCACGAAACCGCGCCGGCCTCGTATGGCTGGCCGACGGTAAAAAATTCGAATACCAATGTCATGTACGACATCGTGCGCCAGGAGCCGGGCAAGGCGCACGCCCCGATGGAAGCCTGGATCCAGCGTGACCTGGCGGCCGGCATGTTCAAGGCGGCGGGGCTCGATTTCGAGGCAGCCAAGAAACAGGCGCAGACCCGCGCCTTCCAGCCCGTCGAGCTCAAGGGCGTCACCCTGTCGGCCAGCTACGCGGTGGACGTGCAAGTGATCAAGTCGCAGAACGTGGTGGCGATCCGCGAGGGCAGCAAGTATCCGAAGCAGGTCGTGATGTACAGCGGCCACTGGGATCACCTCGGCGTCGGCCAGCCCGATGCCAGCGGCGACAAGATCTACAACGGCGCGGTCGACAACGCAACCGGCATCGCCGCCTTGCTGGAAATGGCGCGCGTCTATGCCAGCCAGCCGGCGCCGCAGCGCAGCGTTGTGTTCCTGGCCGTGACCGCCGAAGAAAAGGGCTTGCTCGGTTCCGAATACTACGCGGCGAACCCGCTCTACCCGCTGGCGTCGACGGTGGGCCTGATCAATATGGACGCACTGAGCCCGCGCGGCCCGGCACGCAACTTCACCATCTCGGGCAGTGCCAGGCTGGACCTGCTCGACCGGCTGGTTGCCAAGGCCAAGGCGGCAAACATCGCTTACTCGCCGGACCCGAAGCCGGAAGCGGGTTACTTCTTCCGCTCCGATCATTTCCCGTTCGCCAAGCGCGGCGTGCCGGCGATTTCCTTCGGTTCGGGCAATGACTGGATCGATGGCGGCATCAAAGCGGGCAAGGCATCCGAAGCGGCCTACACCGACAAGGCCTATCACCAGCCGGCCGACGAATTCGACCCGGCCTGGACCTTCACCGGCATGGCGCGCGATCTCGGCCTGCTGTACGCAGTCGGTGCCGAGTTGGCCAATTCGACCGCCTGGCCGAACTGGTCGCGCGATTCCGAATTCCGCGCGGCGCGCGACAAGTCGGCGGCCGAGCGCAAGTAA